One part of the Rutidosis leptorrhynchoides isolate AG116_Rl617_1_P2 chromosome 1, CSIRO_AGI_Rlap_v1, whole genome shotgun sequence genome encodes these proteins:
- the LOC139873076 gene encoding hydroquinone glucosyltransferase-like: MEKAPHIAIVPSPGMGHLIPLVEFAKKLNNQHNIHATFIIPNDGPLSISQKVFLDSLPNGLNYLLLPPVNFDDLPQDTQMETRISLMVTRSLNSLREVFKSLVVEKNMVALFIDLFGTDAFDVAIEFGVSPYVFFPSTAMALSLFLHLPKLDQMVSCEYKELSEPVQIPGCIPIRGQDLLDPVQDRKNDAYKWVLHNVKRYSMAKGIAVNSFKELEGGALKALLEDEPGKPKVYPVGPLVQTGFSCDVDGIECLKWLDGKPSGSVLYISFGSGGTLSYDQLNELAMGLELSEQRFIWVVRSPNDQPNATYFDSHGQKDPLDFLPEGFLERTKGYGFVIPSWAPQAQILSHSSTGGFLTHCGWNSILESVVHGVPVIAWPLYAEQKMNAVSLTEGIKIAIRPVVGENGIVGRLEIARVVKSLLEGEEGKAIRSRVRDLKDAAANVLSKDGSSTKALDQLALKLKNNN, from the coding sequence ATGGAAAAAGCACCCCATATAGCCATTGTACCAAGTCCAGGAATGGGCCACTTGATCCCTTTAGTTGAATTTGCTAAAAAACTAAACAATCAACACAACATACATGCAACTTTCATCATCCCAAATGATGGACCTTTATCAATTTCTCAAAAGGTTTTTCTTGATTCACTTCCTAATGGTTTAAACTATCTTCTTCTTCCTCCTGTTAATTTTGATGACTTACCACAAGATACTCAAATGGAAACTCGAATTAGTCTCATGGTAACTCGGTCTCTTAATTCGCTCCGTGAAGTATTTAAGTCTTTAGTTGTGGAGAAAAATATGGTGGCTTTGTTTATTGATCTTTTCGGGACCGATGCATTTGATGTTGCTATTGAATTTGGTGTTTCACCTTATGTATTTTTTCCATCTACTGCTATGGCTTTATCTTTGTTTCTTCATTTACCTAAACTTGATCAAATGGTTTCATGTGAGTATAAGGAACTTTCTGAACCGGTTCAAATTCCAGGTTGTATACCGATTCGTGGACAAGACTTGCTTGACCCGGTTCAAGATAGAAAAAATGATGCATACAAATGGGTGCTTCATAATGTAAAGAGGTATTCGATGGCTAAGGGTATAGCGGTAAATAGCTTCAAGGAGTTAGAAGGTGGAGCATTGAAAGCTTTGTTAGAAGATGAACCGGGTAAGCCAAAAGTTTATCCGGTTGGACCACTGGTACAAACCGGGTTTAGTTGTGATGTTGATGGGATTGAGTGCTTGAAGTGGTTAGATGGTAAGCCATCCGGTTCTGTTTTATACATATCATTTGGAAGTGGTGGGACCCTTTCATATGATCAACTTAATGAGTTAGCTATGGGTTTAGAATTAAGTGAACAAAGGTTCATATGGGTGGTTAGAAGTCCAAATGATCAACCAAACGCCACCTACTTTGATTCTCATGGTCAAAAGGACCCTCTTGATTTTCTACCAGAAGGGTTCTTGGAAAGAACCAAAGGTTATGGGTTTGTGATCCCCTCTTGGGCCCCACAAGCTCAGATCCTGAGTCACAGTTCCACTGGTGGGTTTTTAACCCACTGTGGATGGAACTCGATTCTCGAGTCTGTAGTCCATGGTGTGCCGGTGATTGCTTGGCCACTTTATGCCGAACAAAAGATGAATGCAGTGTCTTTAACTGAGGGTATAAAAATTGCAATAAGACCGGTTGTCGGGGAAAATGGGATTGTGGGTCGCTTAGAGATCGCGAGAGTTGTGAAGAGTTTGTTGGAGGGGGAAGAAGGGAAGGCGATTAGGAGTCGAGTTCGCGATCTTAAGGATGCAGCAGCTAATGTTCTTAGTAAAGATGGGTCTTCTACAAAAGCTTTGGATCAATTGGCTTTGAAGTTGAAAAACAATAATTAA